Genomic DNA from Pongo pygmaeus isolate AG05252 chromosome 16, NHGRI_mPonPyg2-v2.0_pri, whole genome shotgun sequence:
aaaacacatttgccACCATGCTTTATGTGATACTTGATTGGAATAGGAATGGAGGGAAAAGCTATATTGGGACAATTGAGGAAAATTAATAATAGAATGTATATTAGATAATaatattgtatcaatgttaattgTATTTGATGAGAATATACCTATACACTTATATTTTCCTAAGATACACTGTTTATGTTTGGGAGAAGGAAGTGCTATGATATTTGCAATTTACTTTCAAATGGCTCATTAAAAAGGATATATGGTGACACTGGTTAAAATCGTGCAAGAGAGAGCATCCTCCTCTCTCTTTGCCTGGCCCTTTCCCCCtctcccccactctcttcttccACAGAAACACTGATAAATTGAGCAAAATTATAGGAATCAACTTTATCAAAACTCTGGAAAACCGTCAAAGGTTTACAGCAAAAAACTGAACACCAAATCAAGAAACGGACATTAAAAATGCCAGAAAGTTTTGCTGAATTTTCACTTGCCTTTGCTCCACCTTTCTCCCAGACACAGTGACAGTCTTAAAGACAGCAGCCAGTGTTAGACTCTGCACTCTGGCTCCAGAGATAAAAGAGCAGATCGTATTCACAAAGAATCGTGTTTGTCTTTTCTAACCTGTCTGAAGGCTACCTGAAGGACTGACACAAGGAGCTTGCCTTTGTTTCACCTAACTCAGACTTACTCATGGGAGAAAAGTGGCTATGCAGAGAGCATTCCTTGCAAACATTATAAGACCAATAAACAACATGCTACATCtgggacaaaaaaaaattacaattgagGCAAACTATAGATATGCTGAAAGCCTGGAAGGAAAAGACAGGGAGACAGTTTCTTTGGAAAATTAGGCATTCAAAAGTGTCCACATACATTGGGGAACTTAGAAAGCCATGTGCATACCCAAGGCAGAACACATGCTGGAAAAGACCTGAGAAGATCTATGTGGAAGATCAGCTTCCACTTCTGGCTGATCTCTAGGTTCAATGCAAGCAGGAAATGAAGGCTACGGCACAGCTATAAACAGCCTGTCTAAACATTGAAGGAGTGCTCCAATACAGAACTGACTAagagaaatgttttcttccttttttcccttttgtttctctctctctctctccctggcccttttcctcctctcccttcttctctttttcttttatgtcaACCAAGAATCCAGAAAcacaaaactgtccttcaaaaaggagggagaaattaagatatttccagataaacaaaagctaagaAAGTTTGTTCCTAGTGAACCTGCTCTACAAAAATATACTAAATGAGATTCCTTTAGGCTGAAACGAAGacaaaaattggaaatcatatgAAGAAGCCATATAAAGAACTCCAGTAAAGGtaactatataaataaatataaaactcagtgttattgtatttttagtttataactCCTTTTTTTATTTCCCACATGATTTAAgagacaaatacataaaaattcttGTATCCTTGCTTCTCCTGTGCTTGGtgcttaaataacaaaaaaagtaagaaaaaatcttatatatttttgttaatggGCACACAacatataaagataaaatttgtgACAATCACAACATAAAGTATGGGCAGCGCTGTACAGAGCAGAGATTTTTGTATGCTATCAAAGCTAAATTTGGATCAATTTAAACTAGGTCATTATAAATTTATGATGTTGATTGTAATCTCTGTGGTaaccacttaaaatttttttaacttttatttttatttattttttgagacggagtctcactctgttgcccaggctggagtgcagtggcgtgatcttggctcactgcaagctccgcctcctgcattcacgccattctcctgcctcagcctcctgagtagctgggactacaggcacctgccaccacgcccggctaattttttttttttttttttttagtagacacggggtttcactgtgttagccaggataaaaacattttttaacatactgataagaaaattagaggagtgtgaggctacagtaagccatgatcatgccactgcactgcagcctgggcaacagagcaagaacctgtctctaaaaaaaggtCAAGAAAATTAGAAGGGTATTAAATGgtacactacaaaaaaaaaatcaatggaatacaaaagaaggcagtaatggAGGAAATAAGGAACAAAAATGGTATAAGACATACAGAAGGAGTGCCTGGAGAGCAGCAACAGCCCAGCTGCCACCACCATGTCCCTGCAGGCTGATTTTGACATGGTCACAGAAGATGTGAGGAAGCTGAAAACAAGACCAGTTGATGAAGAACTGAAAGAACTGTATGGGCTTTACAAACAAGCTGTAATTAGAAACATTAATATTGAGTGTTCAGAAATGCTAGAATTAAAAGGCAAGGCCAAATGGGAAGCACAGAACCTCCAAAAAGGATTGTCAGAGGAAGATATGATGAGTGCCTTTATTTCTAAAGCTGAAGAACTGATAGAAAAATATGGAATTTAGAATAAAGCATatgataaattttcctttttgaagCCTTCATAATGGTATCATGACCAAACATTTAGAGTTAACACTGTTAACTCTAGGTACCATGtatatttttgctattattacGAATTATAATACTTAATTAGTAGTACACTAAAACTGCATAGTTAACTAAATTGTACTTGCTTAAACCAGGTGTCTTTAAAAGTTcttttagaaaagtattttttttatttttatagatttagggggtacaagtgcagttttgttgcaTGAACGTATcatgtagtggtgaagtctgggctttcagtgtccccatcacccaggtagtctACAATTGTGCCCAAAAGGTAGTTTCTCATTCCTCACCCCCCTCGAACCCTCCCACCTTTccaagtctccagtgtctattgttccacactccatgtccatgtgtacacattgtttggctcccacttatgggtgagaacatgtggtatttgactttccaTTTCGGAGTTATTTCACTGAAGCTAACGGCCTCCAGTTCCAACCATGTTGCTACgaaaaacatgatttcattccttttcttaatggctgagtagtattccatggtatacagataccatattttctttgtccaatcATCTGtggatagacacttaggttgattccatatctttgctattgggaatagtgctgtgataaacatatagGTGCGGGTGTGTCTTTGATACAATGATTTATTTACCTTTGGGTAGATgaccagtggtgggattgctgaatggaatgatggttctgctttcagttctttgagagtCTCCATATCGTTTTCCATAGAAGTTGTACtggtttgcattcccaccagcagtgtatgagtttcccttttctctgcatcctcaccaacacctgttgttttttgacattttagaaaAGTCTTGCTCTGGTAGTATTTACAAAAaggttaagaatttttttaaaagacatacagaaaacaaagagcaaaatgGCATAAGTAGTACTTTCTTATCAGTTATTGCtttatgtaaatagattaaactttcaaatcaaaaggcagaaaaattagCACgatgtgtttttggttttttgtttttgttttttgagacggagccttgctctgtcaccaggctggagtgcagtggcgcaatcttggctcactgcaatctctgcctcccgagttcaagcgattctcctgcctcagcctcctgaatagctgggactacaggcgcacaccaccaggcccagctaatttttgtatttttagtagagacgggatttcaccatgttggccaggattgtttcgctctcttgaccttgtgatccgcccacctcggcctcccaaagtgctgggattacaggtgtgagccactgtgcccggccccagcacagtgtgtttttaaaaatgatgcaaCTATATGCAATCCACAAGAGACTGAGTTTAGATCCAAAGACACAAATCGTTTGAGTGAAAGGATGGTATGTGGGTTAAATTATGTCCCTCTAAAAGATATATTAAAGTCCTAACActcagtacctgtgaatgtgaccttatttggaaataggttcTTTGCACACATAATCAAATTAAGATGAAgtcattaggatgggccctaaatcaatatgactggtgtgcttataagaggaggagaaggctgggcatagtgcctcacacttgtgatcccagcacttgggaggccacagcaggaggatcacttgaggccaggaattcaagaccagcctgagcaacataggagttcaagaccagcctggtcaacatagtaagaccctgtctctacacacacatgcgtgtgcacacacacacacacatacacacacacacacaattagccaagggtggtggcatgtacctgtactCCCAACTGCttgagaggctcaggtgggaggattgtttgtgcccgggagattgaggctgcagtaagccataattccatcactgcactccagcctgggcaacagggtgaggccccatctctaaaaaaaataaaataaaataaaaacaagatttcagggaaaaagagagagagagaagaggagaagagacacaGGGAAGAAAGACATGTGAaaaaggaggcagagattgaagttaTGCAGCTATCAGCCAAGGAATTCCTGGgactaccagaagctggaagaggcaagaaaggatCCTGCCATAGAGGCTTCAGAAACAGCATAatcctgccaacactttgatttatAACTTtaggcctccagaattgtaagagataaatttatgttgttttaaggcaCCCTATTTGCAATACTTTGTTACAGTgcccctaggaaactaatacagaatgaaaaaagatattccatgcaaatagtaacaAAAAAGAGTGGGAATGGCTATACTTTGGACTTAAAGCCAAAAACTGctacaagagaaaaagaaggtgattatgtaatgataaaagggtcaattcatcaagaagatataaaaattatgcaTATATTTGCACCAaacaaaataactcaaaaatatatgaaaaaaatactgacaattaaagagagaaatagagaattcTACAATATTATTTGGAAACTTCAATACCCTACTATCAATAATGGTTAGAACATCTAGACAGAatataagtaagaaaataaaagatctgAACAACCTAGACCAAGCGTTTCCAACCTGCAGCCCCacaggctgcatgcagcccaggatggctttgaatgtggcccaatacaaaattgtaaactttcttaagacattatgattttttttgtgatttcttttttttttttttttttttttagctcatcagctatggttagtgttagtgtattttatgtgtggcccaagacaattcttcttcctatgtggcccagggaagccaaaagattgaacacCCCTGACCTAGGCCAGCTAGACCTACATAAACCAGACCTGATAGATATAGATAAAACTCTCCACCCAACAACACAATAAACAATCTTCTCAAGTGCTCATGGAACATTCTATAGGAGAGATCATATATTAGGCCACATAAcactctcaataaatttttaaaaattgaaatcaaagGAAGTATAtcctctgaccacaatggaatgctgctaaaaatcaataacaaaaagaaaactatttttattcacaaataacaagtttgtgaaaattcaccaatatgggaaatttaaaaacactctTAAACAATGAATAGATCAAAGGAGAAATCACAAGGGAAGTTAGAGAATACttagatataaataaaaatgaaaacaacataccagaaccaatgggatacagcaaaaagcAGGGGTCAGAGGGAACGTCAAGACataaccatttacatttaaaagggtgagtggctcacacctgtaatcctagcactttgggaggctgaggcagaaggaaagcttcagaccagtctgggcaacatggtgaagccctgcctctacaaaaaattagctcagcatggtggcatgctcctatagtcccagctgctcaggaggctgaggcaggaggattgctcgaacctaggaggcagaggttgcagtgagccgagattgcgccactgcacttcaggctgggtgacaaagcaggactctgtcaaaaaaaaaaaaaaaaagagagagagagacagagagagattatatcagtaataataataataataataaaactcccaaCAAAGAAAGCTCCAGGAcaagatggcttcactgatgaattataccaaacatataaataattaatatcaATCCTTCTCAAAGTCTTCCTAAAGAAGAGAAGGGAATGCTTTCTACTTATTCTATGAAACCAGCATTGCCCTGACACCTAAGCCAAATAAAGAAACCACAGGAGAATATGCAATATACTCAGTATATATGAATATAGTTGCAAAACTCCTCAACGAAATACTAGCAAATgaaattcaacagcatattaaaagattACACAGTGTGACTAAATGGGTTTTATACCAGGAATCTATAGAATgtaaggatgattcaacatacaaaaatcaatcaatgtaatatatcaaattaatagaatgaaggaaaaacatGATATTACCATCTCAATTGttacagaaaagcatttgacaaaattcaatactcTTTCATGAGCAAACACacccagaaaactaaaaataggaagGAACTTCCTTAACATAATAAAGGGCATTTATGAATAACCCACAGCTAATATTGTACTCaatagtgaaagactgaaagcttttctcctaagatcaggaacaagacaaggatgtccactttcgcAGGTACTATTTAACATtttactggaagttctagccagagaaattaggcaagaaaaaagtaaaaataatatagatttaaaagaaaaagtaaaactattcctttttgcagatgacCTGATTCTCTATACAGAAAATATCAAACAATCCACAGAAGAAATAatagagctaataaatgaattcatccAAATTCCAGGTGTAATACAATactcaaaaatcagttgtgttgcTATACACAAGcagtaaacaatctgaaaaagaaattaagaatacaATTCCACTATAATAACatccaaaagacaaaaataactcataataaatttaatcaaggaagtgaaagacatCTACacgaaacactgctgaaagaagttaaagaggagctaaataaatagaaacacacCTTGTGTTGGTGGATTGGAAAACTAAAGATGGCAATACTATCCAAATCTATAGAGATAACATAATTCctgtcaaaattccaatggccttttcacaaaaatgtaaaagccaatCCTCGAATTCATATAGCTACAAGGGGCCAAAACAAACTTGAAAAAGaataacaggccaggcgtggtggctcaggcctgtaatcccagcactttgggaggccaaggcgagtggatcgcttgaggtcaggagtttgagaatagcctggccaatatggtgaaaacccgtccctactaaaatacaaaaattagccagcctgatggcaggcgcctataatcccagctactggggaggctgaagcaggagaatcacttgaacccaggaggcagaggttgcagtgagccgagatcgtgccactgcacttcagcctgggcaatgaagcaagactccgtcccaaaaagaaaaagaataacaaagctgGAAGTCACACACTTTCTTGGTTAAAACTTACACAAATCTaaagtaatcaaaacaatgtgatactggcataaagataaaCCTGTAGATCCATGGAGTAAAACTGAGAGTCCATAAGTAAATCCATCTatctatggccaattgattttcaacaaggatgccaagaccattcaataggGAATGAATAGTCTCTTTAACAAATGGTACTGAGACAACTGAATatcaaatgcaaaagaataaagaggGACCCCCTACATCACAGcacatagaaaaattaactcaaaatggatcaaagacctaaatgtaagagtgaaaactgtaaaactcttagagGAAAACATAGCGGTAAATTTTCATGTCCTTGGACACTGGATTCTTAGATATGCTATCAAAAGCTTAAGCAACAGATGACAAAACAGATAAATTTgattttatcaaaatgaaaaacatttgtaCATCAAAGGCCATtattaaatgaaaagacaaccaatacaagggagaaaatacttgcaaatcatatatgtgaTAACAGTCTAGTGtccagaggccaggtgcagtggctcacgcctgtaatcccagcactttgggaggccaaggccagtagatcacaaggtcaggagtttgagaccagcctggccaatatgtactagagacagtgaaaccctgtccctactaaaaattagccgggcgtggtggcacacgtctgtaatctcagctacttgagaggctgaggcaggagaattgcttgaacccgggaggtggaggttgcagtgagccaagatcatgcccctgcactccagcctgggtggcagagcgagactctgtcaaaaaaaaaaaaaaaaaaaagggagttcaCTGTCCAGAATACATTTAAAGAACTttaacaactcaataacaaaaagacaacccaattttaaaatgagcaaagtcCTTGATAGCTATTTCTCCGAAAAAGACTATACAAATTGTCAACAAGCACGTGAAAAACTGTTCTGCATCATTAGCCactagagaaacgcaaatcaaacccacaatgagataccacttcatatccACTAGGTCAGCCATAATAGTAATAATCATCGCTGTCATCActggaaaataacaagtattggtaagatgtggagaaattagaactctcacaaattgctagtgggaatgtaaaatgatgcaccCACCGTAGAAACAGATATGgtttttttcaaaaagttgaacatataATTACCGTAtgaccagcaattccactcctaactatatacccaaaagatttgaaaacagAAGGTCAAACAGATGCttttacacaaatgtttatagcaacattattcacaatagccaaaaggtattAATAGAAATggtccaaatgtccattaacagatgaacacataaacaaaatgtacatacatataatgga
This window encodes:
- the LOC129014493 gene encoding acyl-CoA-binding domain-containing protein 7-like gives rise to the protein MSLQADFDMVTEDVRKLKTRPVDEELKELYGLYKQAVIRNINIECSEMLELKGKAKWEAQNLQKGLSEEDMMSAFISKAEELIEKYGI